The following coding sequences are from one uncultured Bacteroides sp. window:
- the nuoL gene encoding NADH-quinone oxidoreductase subunit L — protein sequence MNFTILILILPMLSFLLLGIGGKWLKPAIAGLLGTLSLGIVTILSYLTAWLYFTSPRIADGSFAKLMPYNFTWLPFNETLHFDLGIMLDPISVMMLIVISTVSLMVHIYSFGYMKGEKGFQRYYAFLSLFTMSMLGLVVATNIFQMYLFWELVGVSSYLLIGFYYTKPSAIAASKKAFIVTRFADLGFLIGILLYGYYAETFSFTPDAMSLLTGGAAMLPLALGLMFVGGAGKSAMFPLHIWLPDAMEGPTPVSALIHAATMVVAGVYLVARMFPLYISYAPHVLEMIGWIGAFTSFFAASIACVQTDIKRVLAFSTISQIGFMIVALGVCTSMDPHEGGLGYMASMFHLFAHAMFKALLFLGAGSIIHAVHSNEMSAMGGLRKYMPITHITFLIACLAISGIPPFSGFFSKDEILAACFEYSPIMGWTMAIIAAMTAFYMFRLYYNIFWGKENEQLHAEHTPHESPLAMTFPLLFLAGVTCVAGFIPFGSFVSSNGTDYHIHIEMAIALKSILIAILSIALATWMYMRPAQPVADLLGKRFARLHKAASNRFYIDEVYQFITHKIIFRCISTPIAWFDRHVVDGFFNFLAWSTNAASDEIRDLQSGQIQQYAFVFLLGTLALIVTLLLTF from the coding sequence ATGAATTTTACAATACTGATACTTATCCTCCCTATGCTCTCTTTCCTACTTTTAGGAATTGGAGGTAAATGGCTTAAACCTGCCATCGCAGGTCTGTTAGGTACTCTCTCTCTAGGAATAGTCACCATTCTGAGCTACCTGACCGCATGGCTCTACTTCACCAGCCCACGTATAGCAGATGGAAGTTTTGCCAAATTGATGCCCTATAATTTCACCTGGCTTCCTTTCAACGAAACATTGCATTTTGATTTAGGAATAATGCTAGATCCTATCTCGGTAATGATGTTAATCGTTATTTCCACAGTATCGTTAATGGTCCACATCTATTCCTTCGGTTATATGAAAGGAGAAAAAGGATTCCAACGCTACTACGCTTTCTTGTCACTATTTACTATGTCCATGCTTGGATTAGTAGTGGCTACTAATATTTTCCAAATGTACCTTTTCTGGGAACTAGTAGGAGTTAGCTCGTATCTACTGATTGGTTTCTATTACACGAAACCTTCGGCTATCGCTGCTAGCAAAAAAGCATTTATCGTAACCCGCTTTGCTGATCTTGGTTTTCTTATCGGAATTCTATTATACGGATATTACGCTGAAACATTCAGCTTCACCCCCGACGCAATGTCACTCCTCACCGGTGGTGCCGCCATGCTTCCATTGGCTTTGGGCTTGATGTTCGTAGGAGGTGCCGGTAAGAGCGCCATGTTCCCTCTGCATATATGGCTACCCGATGCAATGGAGGGACCTACTCCCGTCAGTGCATTAATCCACGCTGCCACCATGGTTGTTGCCGGTGTATACCTCGTAGCCAGGATGTTCCCTCTCTACATCTCTTATGCACCTCATGTATTAGAAATGATTGGATGGATAGGAGCATTCACCTCCTTTTTTGCAGCCAGTATCGCTTGCGTTCAAACAGATATAAAACGAGTTTTAGCCTTTTCTACAATTTCCCAAATAGGCTTCATGATTGTCGCTTTAGGTGTATGTACTAGTATGGATCCCCATGAAGGAGGATTAGGTTATATGGCTTCTATGTTTCACCTCTTCGCTCACGCCATGTTCAAAGCGTTATTATTTCTAGGTGCAGGAAGTATCATTCACGCAGTTCACAGTAATGAGATGAGTGCTATGGGCGGATTAAGAAAATATATGCCAATCACGCATATCACCTTCCTTATTGCTTGCTTAGCAATATCAGGTATTCCCCCCTTCTCCGGTTTCTTCTCAAAAGACGAAATATTAGCAGCCTGTTTTGAATACAGTCCGATAATGGGATGGACAATGGCGATCATTGCCGCAATGACTGCTTTCTATATGTTCCGCCTCTATTACAATATATTTTGGGGAAAAGAAAACGAACAATTACATGCTGAGCATACTCCACATGAAAGTCCTTTAGCAATGACTTTTCCACTGCTATTTTTAGCCGGAGTAACTTGCGTAGCCGGATTCATTCCGTTTGGTAGCTTCGTTAGCAGTAATGGCACAGATTACCATATTCATATAGAAATGGCGATAGCCCTTAAAAGTATCCTGATTGCCATTCTATCCATTGCATTGGCAACTTGGATGTATATGCGCCCCGCACAACCCGTAGCCGATCTTCTCGGCAAACGATTTGCACGTCTGCATAAAGCAGCTTCTAACCGTTTCTATATCGATGAAGTTTACCAATTCATTACGCACAAAATAATCTTTCGCTGCATCTCTACTCCTATTGCTTGGTTCGACCGTCACGTTGTAGATGGATTCTTCAACTTCCTTGCCTGGAGCACCAATGCAGCAAGTGATGAAATACGTGATCTACAAAGTGGACAAATACAACAATACGCATTTGTATTCTTACTAGGTACACTGGCACTGATTGTAACTCTATTATTGACATTCTAA
- the nuoK gene encoding NADH-quinone oxidoreductase subunit NuoK → MTIHMEYYLIVSAIMFFAGIYGFFTRRNTLAILISIELILNATDINFAVFNRFLFPADLEGHFFALFSIAISAAETAIAIAIMINIYRNIRNIQVKNLNEMKW, encoded by the coding sequence ATGACAATACACATGGAATATTATCTGATAGTATCGGCTATCATGTTTTTTGCCGGGATATATGGATTCTTCACCCGTCGCAATACTCTCGCCATTCTAATCTCAATAGAATTGATATTGAATGCTACAGACATCAACTTTGCGGTATTCAACCGTTTTTTGTTTCCTGCTGACTTAGAAGGGCATTTCTTTGCCTTATTCTCTATCGCCATATCGGCAGCAGAGACAGCTATAGCTATTGCCATTATGATTAATATCTATCGTAATATACGCAACATACAAGTAAAGAACTTGAATGAAATGAAATGGTAG